In Bradyrhizobium paxllaeri, the genomic stretch TAACATCGTCCCGGGCGGCACTGTCGGTCACAAAGGCCGCAATCGCATCCAGCCGCCGCGCGATTCCCGCGCTGTCGGTGAGCGGCGCGGCGAGGCGTTGCGCCAACAGGCGCGAACCGGCGGCGGTGACGGTGCAATCGATCGCATCGAGCAGCGATCCGCGCCGCTCGCCGGCCAGCGTGCGCGTCAGTTCGAGATTGGCGCGGGTAGCAGGGTCGATCGCCATCGTGGTGCCGGCAGCCTCGCGCGAGGGCGGCGACAGCGGCGGGCGTTTGCCGACTTGCGTGCGATCGATATAGGTGACGGCGGCTGCAGCGGCGGTCGCTTCCAGCCGCGACATCGCGGAGAGACCATCCATCGTCGCGACAGCGAAATAATCGCAGAGGCGTCGCTCGGCGGTGGCGCCGTCGAAGACGTCGCGGGTCAGCGGCGTCACCGAGGGCAGTTCGCGCAGCAGCGGCCCGAGATCGGCATCGCCATAGAGCGCGTCGGTGACGATGGCCTCGTTCGGATTGATCCGCGCCAGTGTCGCCGCCAATTCCGCGGTCGAGCATTCCGTCACCATGAACTCGGATGTGGAAATATCGATCCAGGCAAGCCCGATGCGGTCGCCGCCGGCGGAGGCGCGGGCGCGCGCAATCGCCAGCAGGTAGTTGTTGGTGCGGGCATCGAGCAGCGTGTCTTCGGTCAGCGTGCCCGGCGTCACCAGCCGCACCACGCCGCGCGCTACGACGCTCTTGTTGCCGCGGGCGCGTGCCGCCGCGGGATTTTCCGTCTGCTCGCACACAGCAACACGATGGCCGGCATTGATCAGGCGATGCAGATAGTCCTCGGAGCGCTCCACCGGCACACCGCACATCGGGATATCCATGCCCTGATGCTTGCCGCGCTTGGTCAGCACGATGCCGAGCGTTTTGGAGGCGATCTCGGCGTCCTCGAAGAACAGCTCGTAGAAATCGCCCATCCGGTAGAACAGCAAGAGCCCGGGATGGCCGGCCTTGATCTCGAGGTACTGTTCCATCATCGGCGTGACGCGCGATGTTGCGTCGGTAGCCGGTGCGGCTTCGGGGGGCGCGGGGGCGGGGATGGATTGCTGGATCGTCATGCGGGCGGCAAGCTACAAAATTTCGCCGCCCGGTCCTATTCCCTTACCCTCGTTGTCAGAGTTTTCCACGTCCGGCGCTGTTCAACTGATAGTCCCCCTTGAGAACGCATGACGGCCCCGCCGCGAAAGCGCCGCAGCGTGAGCATGCCTCAATTGACCTGCCGCGGGCACGCTCCTAAAACTCGCCGACAGTTCCGTAGGGCTCAACGCCTAAAGCACGGCATTCAGGGAGAGATTCTATGCGTGATGTATTCATTTGTGATGCCGTCCGGACCCCGATCGGCCGTTTCGGCGGCTCGCTCGCCAAGGTGCGCGCCGACGATCTGGCCGCCACCCCAATCAAGGCGCTGATGGCGAAGCATCCGAATCTCGACTGGTCGCAGGTCGATGAGGTGTTTTTCGGCTGCGCGAACCAGGCCGGCGAGGACAACCGTAACGTTGCAAGAATGGCGCTGTTGCTCGCGGGCATGCCGGAATCGGTTCCCGGCCAGACCCTCAATCGCCTCTGTGCGTCCGGCCTCGATGCGGTCGGTGCGGCGGGGCGTGCAATTCGCGCCGGCGAAATCGATTTCGCGATTGCCGGCGGTGTCGAATCCATGACTCGCGCCCCGTTCGTGATGGGCAAGGCGCCGGAAGCATTCGCGCGCTCGGCCGACATTTACGACACCACCATCGGCTGGCGCTTCATCAACCCGCTGATGAAGGCGCAGTATGGCGTCGATGCGATGCCGGAGACCGGTGAGAACGTTGCCGAGGAATTCCAGGTCTCGCGCGCCGATCAGGACGCGATGGCGATCCGCTCGCAGCAGCGCGCGGGGGCTGCGATCGCCGCGGGCTATTTCGCCGAGGAGATCACGCCGGTCCAGGTGCCCGGCGGCAAGGCCGGTCCCATCACCGTCGACAAGGATGAGCATCCGCGCCCCGAGACCACGCTCGAAGGATTGGCAAAGCTGAAGCCGATCGTGCGCAATCCCGGCACCGTGACCGCGGGCAATGCCTCCGGCGTCAATGACGGCGCGGCCGCGATGATCCTCGCCTCGGAAGCTGCGGTGAAGAAGCACGGGCTGACGCCGCGGGCGCGTATTCTCGGTCTCGCCTCGGCCGCGGTGCCGCCGCGCATCATGGGCATCGGCCCGGTGCCGGCGACGAAGAAGCTGATGGAGCGGCTCGGCATCAAGATCTCCGACTTCGATTTGATCGAGCTCAATGAAGCCTTCGCCTCGCAGGGCATAGCCTGTCTGCGGCAACTGGGCGTCAAGGACGATGCCGACTTCGTTAACCCGCATGGCGGCGCGATCGCGCTCGGCCACCCGCTCGGCATGAGCGGCGCGCGGCTGGCGCTGACGGCAGTGCACGGCATGGAGAAGCGGGGCGGGAAGCTTGCCTTGGCAACCATGTGCGTCGGCGTCGGCCAGGGTGTGGCGGTTGCGATCGAAAAGGTCAATTAAGACAAGGATTTGGGAAGGCGAAAAATCGCCCTTTCCCAAATTAGTTATGTCATATAATGATCTGGCGGGTGGCTGAGCGACAAAATCGCAAAACGATTTTGCGCTGATAGCGCGGTGCGAGGGAGGAGTTCGTCATGACATTGGTCTATCCAGTGCAATCACTCGCGGCGCATCCGCCGCGGCTGTCTCCCGCCTACAAGAGCACGGTCAAGCGCTCGCCCTCGAAGCCGTTGATTCCGATGCGGCACACGCTGTCGGAATTGACCGGGCCGGTCTACGGCCACGAGACCGTGCGTGCGAACGATCACGACCTCACTGTTCAAGGCAAGGGCGAGCCGCTCGGCGAGCGCATCATCGTGCACGGCCATGTGCTCGATGAAGACGGCCGCGGCGTGCCGAACACGCTGGTCGAACTCTGGCAGGCCAATGCCTGCGGCCGCTATGTGCATGTCGTCGATCAGCACCCTGCGCCGCTCGATCCGAATTTCACCGGCGCCGGCCGCACGCAGTCCGACGCGGAGGGTTATTATCGCTTCATCACCATCAAGCCTGGCGCCTACCCCTGGGGCAATCACCACAACGCCTGGCGTCCGGCCCACATCCACTTCTCGGTGTTCGGCCATTCCTTCGTCTCGCGGCTCGTCACGCAGATGTATTTCCCGGGCGATCCGCTGTTCCCGTTCGATCCGATTTTCAATTCGGTCACCGATGAAAAGGCGCGCAACCGGATGATCTCCGCCTTCGATCTTGACAATACCAAGCCGGATTGGGCGCTGTGCTACCGCTTCAACATTGTGCTGCGCGGGCGCAACGCCACGCCGATGGAGAACAAGTAAGTGGCACAGATCAAGCCAGACGGGGTCACCCCGTCGCAGACCGTCGGTCCGTATTTCGCCTACGGCCTGACCTCGAACGGCAAGTACGACTGGAACGACGCCTTCAGCAACAACCTCGTCACGGCGGATACGTCGGGCGAGCGCATCCGCGTTGAGGGAACGGTGTTCGACGGCGACGGCGCGCCGATCGTCGATTGCATGCTGGAGATCTGGCAGGCGGACGCGCAAGGTAGATTCTCCGATCCGCAAGACAAGCGTGCGCTGCCGAATTCCAGCTTCAAGGGTTTTGGCCGCATCGGCACCGACGCCAAGGGCGCTTACGCCTTCGACACCATCAAGCCGGGCTCCGTGCCCGATCCCGACGGCAAGCCGCAGGCGCCGCATGTCGTGCTTGCGGTCTTTGCGCGCGGCATGCTGCTGCATCTCTATTCCCGGATCTATTTCGACGGCGAGGCCGCCAACGCCGCCGATCCGGTGCTGGCGCTGGTGCCGGCCGACCGCCGCGCGACGCTGATCGCGACGCGGCAGCCCAGCAACGGCAATGCAGTTTATCGCTTCGACATCCATCTGCAGGGCGACAAAGAGACGGTATTCTTCGACGTATAGCCGCAATCACATCGCGGACGACGCTGAGCGACAGGCAAGACTTCGCACATGATGACGCTTCGCCAGGTCGAGGTGATCCGCGCCGTGATGGTGACCGGCACGATCGGCGGCGCGGCAAGGCTTCTCAACGTGTCGGCGCCCGGCATCAGCCGTCTCGTGAAATACACCGAGAAATCGCTGGGCGTGCGCTTCTTCCAGCGCCAGAACGGGCGCTATTTCCCGACGCCCGAGGCCCGCAACATCTTCGAGCAGATCAACGGCGTTTACGAAAAGATGGATGATCTCACCGAGATCATCTCCAAGATCGGGCGGGGCGACCTGTCCGAACTGCGCATCGGCTCGGTGCCGAGCATCTCGCAGGTGATGGTGCCGCGCGCGATCGAGCGGGTGCGGCGCCGCTATCCGGAACTGCGGATCGACATCAACATCCTCAAGATCGAGGAGGCCGTCGACTATCTGTTGCTGGGCCGCGGCGATTGCGTCGCCATGAGCTACCGGCTTGAGCATCCCGGGCTCGATTTCCTGCCGCTGGCATCGGGCGAGTTGTTCTGCATCGTGCCGGCGGGGCATGAGCTGGCCGGCTGCAAGCAGGTCTCGGCCAGGGAGATCATCCGCTATCCCCTGATCGGCATCGATCCCAACGATCCCTATGGGCGGATCATGGCGGAGATCTTTGCGCGCAACAAACTCGACTACGACATCACCATTCGCGCGCGCTTCGGCACCACCGTGTGCGCGCTGGTCAAGGCCGGCCTCGGCATTGCCGTGATCGACCAGTTCACCGTCGCCCATGGCGGCTATCCCGGCGTCGAACTGTTGAAGATCGTCGAGCCGACCCGGTTCGATACCTACATCGCGGTGAAACGCGGCGCGCCGCTGTCGCTGCACATCGAGCATTTCATCGAATGCCTGCGCTCGGAGATGCGGGCGGTGGGGCCGGGCAAGACGGCGCCGCGAAAGGTTGATACCAAGCTCCGCAAGAAATAACATGATGTTATCTATCCGGCATAAATGGGTAATTGTGTTAGGTTGGCAAAACGCTATCGTTTGGCCGGATCGGGGCGTATCCCGAACCGTCCCTAGCCACTAACGCGCATTTGCGCCCCATAAGATCAATGAGCCCTGCCGCCCGCCCCATTGCCCCGGCCGACCGCCGCTTTCTCACCGGCCTGATCGGCGCGCCGATCGCGCATTCGGCGTCGCCGGCGATGCACGAGCGGGCCGCCGAAGCGCTCGGCGTCCATTGCCACTACCAACTGATCGAAGTCGCCGGTGCCAGCCGCGAAGAATTGAAACTGCTGCTCGACGGCGTGCGCCTGCTCGGATTCGCCGGCGTCAACGTGACCTTCCCCTACAAGGAAGCCGTGATTTCCCTGCTCGATGAATTGTCGCCGGGCGCGGGTGCCGTCGGTGCCGTCAACACCGTTGTGGTCCGGGATGGCCGACTGATCGGATACAACACGGATACAACGGGATTTGCGCGGGCGATCACCGAACTTGTCCGCGATCCCGCGCAGAGCCGCGTCGCTGTGATCGGCGCGGGCGGTGTCGGCAAGGCAATTGCCTTCGCGCTGGCCGAGATTGGCGTGAGTGAAATCCGGATCTTCGATACCGACGCCACAAAGGCGACGCAACTTGCCGACCAGATCGCGAAGCATGATAGCGCGAAGGTTGCCGGCAGCGTCGAGGAGGCCATGCGCGGCGTCACCGGTGTGGTCAACGGCTCGCCGGTCGGCATGCTGCCGAACCGCGGCACGCCGGTGCCGGATGCATTACTGCACGGGGATCTCTGGGTGGCGGACGCGGTCTATACGCCGCTCTGGACACCGCTATTGAATGCCGCCAAGGCCAAGGGCGCCGAGGTCATGACCGGGCGGGAGCTCGCGATCTATCAGGCCGCGGACGCCTTCGAACTGTTCACGGGATTGAAGCCGTCGGCCGTCGAGATGGGAAATGCATTCGACGCCGTGATGGCCAAACGCTACGCTAAAGTGAACGCAGCTTGACAACGCGGCCGGTCACAAGGTCGCGCATTGGATCAAAGAAGAGGGGATGGAAATGAGATCTGGATTTTTCGCAGGACTCCTGCTGGCCACTGTGTCGACCACGGCCGCATTCGCGCAAGGCGCACCGATCAAGCTCGCCGATGTCGCCGAACTGTCCGGCGGCGGCGCCACCGTCGGCAACAACTGGAAAAACGGCATCGACCTCGCGATCGAGGAGATCAACGCCAAGGGCGGGGTCCTCGGTCGCAAGCTGGAAGTCACGCATGCGGATTCGCAGTCGAATCCCGGCGTCGCGCGCGCACAGGTACAGAAGGCGCTCGACAATGAGCCCTATGTCCTGCTCGGCCCCGGCTATTCGGGCTCCGTCAAGGTCACCTCACCGCTGGCGGCTGAAGCCGGCATCACGCAGATCATGGGCGGTGAAGCCGCAGAGCTGACGCAAGGCGGCAACAAGTTCCTGTTCCGCACCTCGTTCGGCCAGCAGTCCTCGATGCCGAAGGTCGCCAAATACATCAATGACGAGCTGAAAGCGAAATCGGTCGCGGTCGTCTGGGTCAACAACGACTTCGGCAAGGGCGGCCGCGACGTCATCACCAAGGAATTCGCCAAGTACAACATCAAGGTTGCGGCGGACTTGTCTACCGAAGCAGGACAAGCCGACTTCGCGGCCGACGTCAGCAAGATCAAGGCCGCCGCACCCGATGCCGTCTTCATCTACCTCAACGAGGAAGAGAGCGCGCGGATACTGAAGGAGCTGAAGCGCCAGGCGGTCACCGTGCCGCTGATGGGCGAGACGACGCTGGTCGGCCAGAAGGTCGTCGAACTCGCCGGGGATGCCGCCAACGGCGCGCGCGGCCATGTCGGCCTCACCACCGATGCGCCGGTCGATCTGGTCAAGGCCTTCCGGGAAAAGTTCGTCAAGAAGTACAATTACGTCCCCGACCACAACGGGCTGAAGGGCTATCTCGCGATCTACATGATCAAGGCGACGACCGACAAAATGGGCAAGGTCGACGCCAAAAAGTTCGCTGACACGCTTCACGGCCTCACCATCAAGGCCGCGAGCGAACCCGGCATCCTGATGGATGTGACCTTTGACGAGAAGGGCGACATCGACCGCCAGGGATTTCTGGTCGAAATCGTCGAGGGCAAGCAGGTCGTCAAGCAGGTGCTGCCGAAGCTGAATTGAGTCGGATGGGCGCGTGCGTTTGAGCGCGCGCCCCGTGATCAGCATAACGAAATCATTGGCGCCGTCCGTGCGTGACGGGTGAGGGGAGAAGCATGTCCAATCTGCTCGATCTTCTCGTGGCAGGCCTGGCGACCGGGGCGATCTATGCCCTTGTCGCGGTCGGGTTCACGCTGTTGTGGCAGACGTCGCAGACCATCAATTTCGCGCAAGGCGAATTCGTGATGCTGCCGGCGTTCCTGATGCTGGCGGTGATGCACGCCGGCGCGCCGTTCTGGCTCGCCATCATCGCAGGCATCGTGCTGTCGCTGCTGCTGCTCGGGCTGGGCTTCAAGCTGCTGCTGGTCGATCCGATGCTGCGGCATGGCGTGCTGCCGCTGGCGATCGCGACCATGGCGCTGGCGATCGGCATGAAGGAAGCGGTGAAGCAGTTTTTCAGCGCCGAGGCCTCGCCATTTCCCTCTATCGTGCCGGCCGGTGACGTCTCGATCCTCGGCCGCGTGGTGTCGTTGCAGAGCCTCGGCGTGCTCGCGCTCGCGATCGCCGTGGTGATCGGCCTGACGATGCTGCTGAACCGCACCTCGATCGGTCACCAGATGCAGGCGACCGCGCAGAACCCGACGGTTGCCCGCATCATCGGTGTGCCCGTCGAGCGTATGATCCTGCTGACGTTCCTGATCAACGCCTTTCTGGTGGCGCTGGCCTCGCTGCTGATCACGCCGATCTATCTCGCGAAATTCTCCTCCGGCGAGGTTCTGGGGCAGGCGGCATTCATCGCGGCGATCGTCGGCGGGTTCAACCAGGTGCGCGGCGCCATCGCCGGCGGGCTGTTGATCGGCGTCGTGGACAATCTGGCCGCGGCCTATGTGTCGACGCAGTATCGCGCCGCGGTGCCGATGGTTCTTCTGATCGTCATCATCCTGTTCCGGCCGCAGGGCCTGCTCGGCCGGCCCGAGGAGCGCACGGTATGACCATCAACGGAAAATATTGGCGCATCGCTCTCGGCATCGCCGTCATCGTGGCCCTGATCATCGTGCCGATGAATTTTAACCGCTATGGCCTCTATATCCTGAGCCAGTGGGCGGTGATGACGATCGCTGCGATGGGGCTCAACCTGACGCTCGGATATGCCGGCCAGGTGTCGCTGGCGCAGGGCGCATTCGTCGGCATCGGCGCCTATGCGGCGGCGATCATGACAACGCAGGGTCTGCCGCTGATTGCAGCGCTCGGCGTCGCCATCGTGCTGTGCTTTGCGATCGGCTGGATCCTCGGCTATCCCGCGCTGCGCGTGCAGCATCACTATCTGGCCTTCGTGACGCTGGCGTTCTCGACGCTCGCGTTCCTGGTGTTCCGCAACGAGGACTGGCTCACCAAGGGCATCTACGGCATCTCAGGCATTCCGCGGCCCAATGTCCTCGGCTTCGCCACCAACCGGCCGCTGCCGTTTTACTATTTCTGTCTCGGATCGCTCGCCGTCGTCTCGCTCGCAATGTGGTGGCTGATCCGCTCGCCCTGGGGCCGCGCCTTCGTGGCGCTGCGCGAAAACCCGGTGCGGGCGCTGTCGCTCGGCATCGACACAAGGCGCTACACGCTGATGGCCTTTGCGATCGGCTCGGCCCTTGGCGGTGTCGCAGGCACGCTCTATGCACCGCTGACGCAATATATCGATCCCGTCCCGTTCAATCTCTCGCTCTCGCTCGACCTCCTGATGATGGTGATCGTCGGCGGCTCCGGATTCTTCTTCGGTCCGTTCCTCGGCGCCATGATCGCCGTGTTGCTGCCGGAATGGCTGCGCTTCACCCAAGGCTACTACCTGATGCTGTACGCGGTCGCCGTGATGTTGCTGCTGATCTATTCGCCGACCGGCATCCTCGGCATCCTCGATCGCTATCTGGCCGAGCGCCGCACCAAGGCGGCATCGGCGCTGCGCGCGGTTGCCAAATCGAGACTGGAGACGGCGCCATGACCGCAGTCCTCGAAGTCAGCAATGTCAAGAAGAGCTTTGGCGGCATCAAGGCCGTCGATGGCATCAGCTTCGACGTGCAGGAGGGCGAGATCCTCGGCCTGATCGGCCCGAACGGCTGCGGCAAGTCCACGCTGTTCAACTGCATCCTCGGCCAGCTCACGCCGACCGATGGCGAGGTGAAGGTCGACGGCAAGGTCGTTACGGGATTACGACCGTCCGAACTGAATCGCCTCGGCGTCAGCCGCACCTTCCAGCTCCTGCAGGTATTCCCGAAGCTGTCGGTGCGGGAAAATTTGATCCTCGCCGGCCAGGAGCACCAGGGCAACATGATGTCGCGGCTGTTCGGTCCATCGGATGCCGGATTATCAGCGGCGGCCGACCAGATGATCGGCTTCTTCAAGCTCGATCATCTCGCCACTGAGGCCGCAGGCGGCCTGTCCTACGGCCAGCAAAAACTGCTCGACGCCGCGATGGCGTTCATGGGCGGGCCGCGGCTGGTGCTGCTCGATGAGCCCGCCGGGGGCGTCAACCTCACCATGCTTGGCGATCTCAAGGAACGGCTGGCGGCGATCAATCGCGAGAAGCGCGCCACTTTTGTCGTGATCGAGCACAACATGGAATTCGTGATGTCGCTGTGCACGCGCGTGATGGTGATGGCGGAAGGCAAGCTGTTGGCGATGGGTACGCCGGCCGAGGTGCGCGCCAATCCCGCCGTCATCGAAGCCTATCTCGGCCACTAAAGGGATCGATCCCATGAGCGATGCCATCCTCGATGTTCAAGGCCTCATCGGCGGCTACGGCAAGATGACGATCCTCAACGGCACCAGTTTTTCGGTGCCGGCAGGCTCCATCACCACCGTGATCGGGCCGAACGGCGCGGGAAAATCCACCGTGTTCAAGGCGATCTTCGGCCTGTTGAAGCTGCGCGAAGGCAAGGTCGTATTCAAGGGGCGTGACGTCACCGGGCTCAGCCAGCGCGAACTGCTCAATGCAGGCGTCTGCTACGTGCCGCAGGGCCGCAACATCTTCCCCGAGCTGTCCGTGCGCGACAACATCCAGCTCGGCGCCGTTGTCGCGCGCGACATCGCCGATCTGCCCGCCAGGATCGAGGCCGCGCTCGACAAGTTCCCGGTGCTGCGCAAGAAGGCGACGCAGCAGGCGTCCACGCTGTCGGGCGGCGAGCAGAAGCAGCTCGAAATCGTCCGCGGCCTGCTGCTCAATCCGCAACTGGTGCTGATCGACGAACCGTCGATCGGGCTATCGCCGCTGATGGTGCAGCAGACGTTCAACATCCTGAAGGAATTGCGCGACCGCGGCGTATCGATCCTGATGATCGAGCAGAACGCGCGCTCGGCGCTGGAGATTTCCGATTACGGCATCGTGCTCGAACTCGGCCAGACCCGGCTCGTCGACAAGGCCGACCGCGTGCTGAACGATCCCCGCATCGGCCAATTGTTCCTCGGCGGCGCCATGACGGAGACGGCCGCATGAACAAACGCTCGATCGCTACCGTTTCGCTCAGCGGCGCGCTCGACGAAAAGCTGCGCGCGATCGCCGAGGCCGGGTTCAAAGCCGTCGAGATCTTCGAGAACGATCTGCTCTCGTTCAACGGCAGCCCGCGCGACGTCGGCCAGATGTGCCGGGATCTCGGGCTGTCGATCTGTGCCTTCCAGCCGTTCCGCGACTTCGAGGGCATGCCGGAGCCGCAGCGCGGGCGGAATTTTGCGCGCGCCGAGCGCAAGTTCGACCTGACGCTGGAATTACAGACCGATTTGATGCTGATCTGCAGCAACATCTCGCCGGCCTCGCTCGGCGGCATCGATCGCGCGGCTGCTGATTTCCGCGAGCTGGGCGAGCGGGCCGCCGCGCGGGGCCTGCGCGTCGGCTATGAGGCACTCGCCTGGGGCCGTCACGTCAACGACTACCGCGACGCCTGGGAGATCGTGCGGCGCGCCGACCACCAATCGATCGGCGTCATCCTCGACAGTTTTCATGCGCTGGCGCCGTCGTTTCCGACGCTGCCGATCCAATCGATTCCCGCCGACAAGATCTTTCTGGTGCAGCTGGCTGACGCGCCGAAACTCGGCCTCGATGTGCTGTCCTGGAGCCGGCACTTCCGCTGCTTCCCCGGTCAGGGCGATTTGCCGGTCGCACGTTTCGTGCAGGACGTATTGGCCACGGGTTATGCCGGCCCGCTGTCGCTGGAAATATTCAACGATCAGTTCCGCGCCGGCTCCGCAGTCCGCACCGCAACCGACGGGCTGCGCTCGCTGATCCTGATCGAGGACGACGTCCGCGCGGCGGCTCCGAGTGCTTCGGCAGCGCCGCTGTCGCCGAAAGCGCGCACGCGTGGCGTCGGCTTCATCGAATTCGCCGTGAGCGAGGAAAAAGCCAAAAGCCTCGCCGCGCTGTTCGGCCAGCTCGGTTTCCGCAAGACCGGTGCGCATCGCAGCAAGGACGTCGAGCGCTGGTCGCAGGGCCATATCGACCTCGTCATCAACTGCGAGCCGGACGGCTTTGCGCATTCGCACTTTGTCGCGCATGGCCCTGGCGTCTGCGCCGTCGCCGTCGACGTTGATGATGCCGGCAGGACCATGGCGCGGGCGGAAGCGTTGCAGGCGCGGACCTTCTACCAGCCGGTCGGGCCGGGCGAACTGGAAATTCCTGCGATCCGCGGCGTCGGCGGCAGCCTGCTGTATTTCCTCGAACAGGCCGGCAAGAACTGGGACCTCGATTTCGAATCGCTGCGCAGCGATGCCTCCGGCGACCGGCTCGATGCTGTCGATCATATCTCGCAATCCATGCCCTATGACGAGATGCTGTCGTGGCTGCTGTTCTATACCGGCATTCTCGATCTGGAACGGCTGCCGCAGATGGAGATCGCGGACCCGGTCGGGCTGGTGCAGAGCCAGGCGTTGATCAACGGCAATCAGGGCCTGCGCATGGTGCTCAACGGCTCCTCAGCCACCCGCACGCTGTCGGCCCGTTTCATCCACGAATTCTTCGGCTCGGGTGTGCAGCATGTCGCGTTCTCCTGCGGCGACATCTTCGCGGCGATCGCCGACATGCGCGCGCGGGGCGCGGATTTCCTCAAGATTCCCGACAATTATTACGACGACATCGAAGCCAAGTACGGCCTCGATGCCGACATGATGGCCGCGCTTCGCCA encodes the following:
- the pcaF gene encoding 3-oxoadipyl-CoA thiolase, yielding MRDVFICDAVRTPIGRFGGSLAKVRADDLAATPIKALMAKHPNLDWSQVDEVFFGCANQAGEDNRNVARMALLLAGMPESVPGQTLNRLCASGLDAVGAAGRAIRAGEIDFAIAGGVESMTRAPFVMGKAPEAFARSADIYDTTIGWRFINPLMKAQYGVDAMPETGENVAEEFQVSRADQDAMAIRSQQRAGAAIAAGYFAEEITPVQVPGGKAGPITVDKDEHPRPETTLEGLAKLKPIVRNPGTVTAGNASGVNDGAAAMILASEAAVKKHGLTPRARILGLASAAVPPRIMGIGPVPATKKLMERLGIKISDFDLIELNEAFASQGIACLRQLGVKDDADFVNPHGGAIALGHPLGMSGARLALTAVHGMEKRGGKLALATMCVGVGQGVAVAIEKVN
- the pcaH gene encoding protocatechuate 3,4-dioxygenase subunit beta codes for the protein MTLVYPVQSLAAHPPRLSPAYKSTVKRSPSKPLIPMRHTLSELTGPVYGHETVRANDHDLTVQGKGEPLGERIIVHGHVLDEDGRGVPNTLVELWQANACGRYVHVVDQHPAPLDPNFTGAGRTQSDAEGYYRFITIKPGAYPWGNHHNAWRPAHIHFSVFGHSFVSRLVTQMYFPGDPLFPFDPIFNSVTDEKARNRMISAFDLDNTKPDWALCYRFNIVLRGRNATPMENK
- the pcaG gene encoding protocatechuate 3,4-dioxygenase subunit alpha — translated: MAQIKPDGVTPSQTVGPYFAYGLTSNGKYDWNDAFSNNLVTADTSGERIRVEGTVFDGDGAPIVDCMLEIWQADAQGRFSDPQDKRALPNSSFKGFGRIGTDAKGAYAFDTIKPGSVPDPDGKPQAPHVVLAVFARGMLLHLYSRIYFDGEAANAADPVLALVPADRRATLIATRQPSNGNAVYRFDIHLQGDKETVFFDV
- a CDS encoding LysR family transcriptional regulator, which encodes MMTLRQVEVIRAVMVTGTIGGAARLLNVSAPGISRLVKYTEKSLGVRFFQRQNGRYFPTPEARNIFEQINGVYEKMDDLTEIISKIGRGDLSELRIGSVPSISQVMVPRAIERVRRRYPELRIDINILKIEEAVDYLLLGRGDCVAMSYRLEHPGLDFLPLASGELFCIVPAGHELAGCKQVSAREIIRYPLIGIDPNDPYGRIMAEIFARNKLDYDITIRARFGTTVCALVKAGLGIAVIDQFTVAHGGYPGVELLKIVEPTRFDTYIAVKRGAPLSLHIEHFIECLRSEMRAVGPGKTAPRKVDTKLRKK
- a CDS encoding shikimate dehydrogenase, translated to MSPAARPIAPADRRFLTGLIGAPIAHSASPAMHERAAEALGVHCHYQLIEVAGASREELKLLLDGVRLLGFAGVNVTFPYKEAVISLLDELSPGAGAVGAVNTVVVRDGRLIGYNTDTTGFARAITELVRDPAQSRVAVIGAGGVGKAIAFALAEIGVSEIRIFDTDATKATQLADQIAKHDSAKVAGSVEEAMRGVTGVVNGSPVGMLPNRGTPVPDALLHGDLWVADAVYTPLWTPLLNAAKAKGAEVMTGRELAIYQAADAFELFTGLKPSAVEMGNAFDAVMAKRYAKVNAA
- a CDS encoding ABC transporter substrate-binding protein, with translation MRSGFFAGLLLATVSTTAAFAQGAPIKLADVAELSGGGATVGNNWKNGIDLAIEEINAKGGVLGRKLEVTHADSQSNPGVARAQVQKALDNEPYVLLGPGYSGSVKVTSPLAAEAGITQIMGGEAAELTQGGNKFLFRTSFGQQSSMPKVAKYINDELKAKSVAVVWVNNDFGKGGRDVITKEFAKYNIKVAADLSTEAGQADFAADVSKIKAAAPDAVFIYLNEEESARILKELKRQAVTVPLMGETTLVGQKVVELAGDAANGARGHVGLTTDAPVDLVKAFREKFVKKYNYVPDHNGLKGYLAIYMIKATTDKMGKVDAKKFADTLHGLTIKAASEPGILMDVTFDEKGDIDRQGFLVEIVEGKQVVKQVLPKLN
- a CDS encoding branched-chain amino acid ABC transporter permease gives rise to the protein MSNLLDLLVAGLATGAIYALVAVGFTLLWQTSQTINFAQGEFVMLPAFLMLAVMHAGAPFWLAIIAGIVLSLLLLGLGFKLLLVDPMLRHGVLPLAIATMALAIGMKEAVKQFFSAEASPFPSIVPAGDVSILGRVVSLQSLGVLALAIAVVIGLTMLLNRTSIGHQMQATAQNPTVARIIGVPVERMILLTFLINAFLVALASLLITPIYLAKFSSGEVLGQAAFIAAIVGGFNQVRGAIAGGLLIGVVDNLAAAYVSTQYRAAVPMVLLIVIILFRPQGLLGRPEERTV
- a CDS encoding branched-chain amino acid ABC transporter permease → MTINGKYWRIALGIAVIVALIIVPMNFNRYGLYILSQWAVMTIAAMGLNLTLGYAGQVSLAQGAFVGIGAYAAAIMTTQGLPLIAALGVAIVLCFAIGWILGYPALRVQHHYLAFVTLAFSTLAFLVFRNEDWLTKGIYGISGIPRPNVLGFATNRPLPFYYFCLGSLAVVSLAMWWLIRSPWGRAFVALRENPVRALSLGIDTRRYTLMAFAIGSALGGVAGTLYAPLTQYIDPVPFNLSLSLDLLMMVIVGGSGFFFGPFLGAMIAVLLPEWLRFTQGYYLMLYAVAVMLLLIYSPTGILGILDRYLAERRTKAASALRAVAKSRLETAP
- a CDS encoding ABC transporter ATP-binding protein, with product MTAVLEVSNVKKSFGGIKAVDGISFDVQEGEILGLIGPNGCGKSTLFNCILGQLTPTDGEVKVDGKVVTGLRPSELNRLGVSRTFQLLQVFPKLSVRENLILAGQEHQGNMMSRLFGPSDAGLSAAADQMIGFFKLDHLATEAAGGLSYGQQKLLDAAMAFMGGPRLVLLDEPAGGVNLTMLGDLKERLAAINREKRATFVVIEHNMEFVMSLCTRVMVMAEGKLLAMGTPAEVRANPAVIEAYLGH
- a CDS encoding ABC transporter ATP-binding protein; the encoded protein is MSDAILDVQGLIGGYGKMTILNGTSFSVPAGSITTVIGPNGAGKSTVFKAIFGLLKLREGKVVFKGRDVTGLSQRELLNAGVCYVPQGRNIFPELSVRDNIQLGAVVARDIADLPARIEAALDKFPVLRKKATQQASTLSGGEQKQLEIVRGLLLNPQLVLIDEPSIGLSPLMVQQTFNILKELRDRGVSILMIEQNARSALEISDYGIVLELGQTRLVDKADRVLNDPRIGQLFLGGAMTETAA